Proteins co-encoded in one Acipenser ruthenus chromosome 3, fAciRut3.2 maternal haplotype, whole genome shotgun sequence genomic window:
- the trak1a gene encoding trafficking kinesin-binding protein 1 isoform X6 → MLSLDQRYGACHLKTETITYEEKEQQLVNDCVKELRDASIQISSIAEELAKKTEDAARQQEEITHLLSQIVDLQKKTKSYTVENEELSQHLGAAKDAQRQLTSELRELEDKYAECIEMLHEAQEELKNLRNKTMPNSTPRRYHSLGLFPMDSLAAEIEGTMRKELQLDDPISEEQKIHHKRVFETVKNINQTVKQRSLAPSPMNIPGSNQSSSLNSALSSCMSTPRSSFYGGDISNIVIDNRTNSIILETESPDGSEDTNKKPGTPGTPGSHDLETALRRLSLRRENYLSERRFFEEDRERKLRDLAEKGELYSSSLNPTESIMSLSTNHSGLSGLSFISRSYLPEKLQIVKPLEGSATLHLWQQLAQPNLGGILDPRPGVVTKGFRPLELDLEEVYQLADFEEDESGDLSFQDLPTSTPAQPMETSGERSRGEQVTVTESSTFPNQAQLDIVETQEQKAADDEVSVYHPGKCMSDTGSTYTFTTCRILHPSDELTRVTPSLSMGPTTTCISMNNLKCTPVATPSTPRRLSLAESFTNLRDSTKTMSTSLGLVRLLQERGISAAVYNPRSWDRADSPLLTPCAPRADILPSTPPNSPTTQHQTGPPFEFRGSSPPYDNFLASKPASSILKEVRAESKSSCNSECQTDVSVYNLNLVNKLKRFGIAKAVSPGGTPQPPPLTDMPGPFLSGAHRSVPSFGPGGLGREDLPLGSPVVVTSAIGGLQLNAGIRRNHSFPAMVGASMQMKGPMPQSSGMLMGPKLPEQTSLR, encoded by the exons ATGTTGTCCTTAGATCAGAGGTATGGG GCTTGTCATTTGAAGACCGAAACGATCACTTACGAAGAGAAGGAGCAACAGCTTGTGAATGATTGTGTGAAGGAGCTAA gaGATGCAAGTATTCAAATCTCTTCCATTGCTGAAGAGTTAGCCAAGAAAACCGAAGATGCTGCCCGGCAACAGGAGGAGATCACCCACCTCCTCTCCCAGATTGTGGATCTACAAAAGAAGACTAAATCC TACACTGTAGAAAATGAAGAACTTTCCCAACATCTGGGGGCTGCTAAAGATGCCCAGCGCCAGCTCACATCTGAG TTACGAGAGCTGGAAGACAAGTATGCAGAGTGCATAGAGATGCTTCATGAGGCGCAGGAAGAGCTGAAGAACCTGCGCAACAAGACTATGCCCAACAGCACTCCCCGGCGCTACCATTCGCTGGGGCTCTTCCCGATG GACTCGCTGGCAGCTGAGATTGAAGGCACCATGCGAAAGGAACTTCAGCTGGACGATCCCATTTCTGAAGAGCAGAA GATTCACCATAAGCGAGTGTTTGAGACAGTGAAGAACATTAACCAGACCGTGAAGCAGAGATCACTGGCTCCCTCTCCCATGAACATCCCCGGGTCTAACCAGTCCTCCTCCCTGAACTCGGCACTCTCCAGCTGCATGAGCACGCCACGCTCCAGCTTCTATGGAGGAGACATCAGCAACATTGTTATAGACAACAGGACAAACAGCATCATCCTGGAGACAGAGTCGCCTGATGGCAG TGAAGACACTAACAAGAAGCCAGGGACCCCAGGGACACCAGGCTCCCACGACTTGGAGACGGCTCTAAGAAGACTGTCACTACGGCGTGAGAACTACCTGAGTGAGCGGCGCTTCTTCGAGGAGGACCGGGAGAGGAAGCTGCGTGACCTGGCTGAGAAGGGCGAGCTGTACAGCAGTTCCCTCAACCCCACCGAGAGCATCATGTCACTCAGCACCAACCACTCAGGCCTGTCAGGACTCTCCTTCATCAGCCGCTCCTACTTGCCCGAGAAGCTGCAGATCGTCAAGCCTCTCGAAG GTTCAGCCACTCTGCATCTCTGGCAGCAGCTGGCCCAGCCCAATCTGGGAGGGATCCTAGACCCGAGGCCTGGCGTGGTCACCAAAGGCTTCAGGCCGCTGGAGCTTGACCTGGAAGAGGTGTACCAGCTTGCAGACTTTGAGGAAGACGAGTCAGGCGACCTTTCTTTCCAGGATCTACCTACCTCAACCCCTGCTCAGCCCATGGAGACCTCAGGTGAGAGGTCACGAGGGGAGCAAGTAACTGTTACAGAGAGCAGCACTTTCCCCAACCAGGCCCAGCTTGACATCGTGGAGACACAGGAGCAGAAGGCTGCCGATGATGAGGTGTCTG TTTATCATCCTGGTAAATGTATGTCCGACACTGGCTCCACCTACACCTTCACCACCTGCCGAATCCTGCACCCCTCTGATGAGCTCACTCGAGTTACTCCAAG TCTTAGCATGGGGCCCACTACCACTTGCATTAGCATGAACAACCTGAAATGTACTCCTGTAGCCACCCCCAGCACTCCTCGACGCTTAAGCCTTGCTGAATCCTTCACTAACCTGCGGGATTCCACCAAGACAATGAGCACCTCCTTGGGACTAGTGAGGCTGCTGCAGGAGAGGGGCATCTCGGCCGCCGTCTACAATCCTCGGAGCTGGGACAGAGCAGACTCCCCCCTCCTCACTCCCTGTGCACCCAGAGCAGATATCCTGCCCTCCACCCCACCCAACTCCCCCACTACACAGCACCAGACGGGGCCCCCTTTTGAATTCAGGGGTTCCAGCCCCCCCTATGACAATTTCCTGGCTTCCAAGCCGGCCAGCTCCATTCTGAAAGAGGTGAGGGCCGAAAGCAAGAGCAGCTGCAATAGCGAGTGCCAGACAGACGTCAGCGTCTACAACCTCAACTTGGTGAACAAGCTCAAGAGGTTTGGGATTGCCAAAGCAGTCAGCCCAGGGGGAACTCCACAGCCCCCACCACTGACAGACATGCCAGGACCTTTTCTCAGTGGGGCTCATCGATCGGTGCCATCCTTCGGGCCCGGAGGCCTGGGGAGGGAAGACCTGCCTTTAGGCTCCCCTGTTGTGGTCACCAGTGCCATTGGGGGGCTTCAACTGAATGCTGGCATCCGACGCAATCACAGCTTTCCTGCCATGGTGGGGGCCAGCATGCAGATGAAGGGCCCTATGCCTCAAAGTTCAGGAATGCTAATGGGTCCCAAGCTGCCTGAACAGACTAGCCTCCGATAA